TCCGCCAGCCGGCGGATCAGGCGGATCTGGGTCAGCAGGCCCAGCAGGGTGTGGGCAACGGTGTCGTGCAGATCGCGAGAAATCCGCAGCCGCTCCCGCACCAGCGCCGCCGCCCGCGCCTCGTTGCTCAGCCGCTCGATCTCGCGCGTGCGCTCCGCCACGCGGGCGTCCAGCACCTCGTTGACGGCCGACAGATCGGCATTCGCCTGCTGCAAGGTGCCGATCAGCGAGGCGATGGACCGGCCGATCCGGCCGGCTTCGTCGCGGCTCCCGCCTTTCCCACCTGCCACGTCGTCACTGCCCGGCGCCTCGAACTGGGTTTTGCGGCCGGTCCGCAGATCGTCGGCCGCTGCGGCCACGGCGGCCAGCCGTCGCATGATCCGGCCGGTGACGAGGACGCTGACCAGCGTGGCGACCAGCCCGCCCAGCGCGATCGCGGCGAAGATCGACAGGGACGCCCGGTCGGCGGCGCGGAAGGCGAGCGCCGCCGGTTCGCGGACCATCACGCTCCACCCCAGGCCGGGAAAGTCGGCGAAGCCGGTGCTGCGTGCCAGGCCGGCCAGAAGCCCGCGGTCGACGCGGTGTGAGGTGCCGAACGGATAGGCCGACAGATCGATCTGGCTGCGGCGCGGCGTCTGCGGCGAGCCGAACAGCACGGTGCCGTCGATCCCCAGCAGCAGGATCTCGGCGCTGGGCCGGTCCCTCAGCGCGGCGAGCGTGCCCCGCTGCAAGGCTTCGATCCAGGACCAGCCCAGCGTGACCGCCAGCACGCCGCGGATGTTGCCGGCGCGGTCGAGGATCGGCGCCGACAGCTCGACGAAGCGGCGAGGTTCGCCGTTGCGCGTCGGCGGAAGCGCCTGGTCCAGCAGCAGCTCGTTCTGCACGTCGCCGATGTAGGGGCCGACAAAGGCGCCGGTATACCAGGGCCGGGAACCGACCGAGCGCCCGACCAGCAGCCCATCGGTGCCGGCGACCACCACGCCGTTCAGATCGACGATGCCGGCCCACTCCACCTCATTCAGCGCCGCCTTCAGGTCGGTCAGCGCCTGCTGGCGGTCGGGGCCGGACAGGTCGCCGTCGCGGAAGCCGACCAGCTTCGCCGATGCCGCGATCCAGTCGCGCCGCCCGGCCAGATTGGTGTCGATGGTGTCGATCAGCCGTTGCGCGTGGGTGGCGTAAAGCTGGCCGATCTCACGCTCCAGCGCTTCGCGCGCCTCGCGCATGGTCAGCAGCCCGACGACCAGCGCCACCGCCAGCGACACCAGGGCGATCGACCAGCCGACCGCCGCCGCCAGCCGCAGGCGGGGGTCCAACTCCCGCATAATCCGGACGAACACCGGCGGGGAAGACCTGGTCACAGTGACAGCCGACATGCCCACCTTCCGCCCCAATTCCTCTCGACACCACACCCAGCCCAGTCAATAAAGCGGATTGCTGCGGCTCCAAAGCAATTCCGCGCGTCCGATTTCCGGGAACCCAATGACCGTCATCCGCATCGTGATCGTCGAGGACCAGCAGTTGATCCGGCGCGCATTCGCCAGCCTGCTGTCGCTGGAGCCGGACATCGAGGTGGTCGGTCAGGCGGCCGACGGGATCGAGGCGGTGGAGATGTGCCGCCGCTTCCGCCCCGACGTCATTCTGATGGACATCCAGATGCCGCGGCTGGGCGGCATCGCCGCAACCACCCGCATCCTGGCCGAATTTCCCGGAACACAGGTGGTGATCCTGACCACCTTCGACACCGACGACCTCGTGTTCGGCGCGATCTCCGCCGGTGCCGCCGCCTATCTGCTGAAGGACGCGTCGGAAGCCGAGATCCTCGACACCATCCGCGGCGTCATGCGGGGAGAGTCGCGGATTTCCCCCAATGTCGCCCGCAAGCTCTTCGACGAACTGCGGCGGTCGCGGCCGGCCGATCCGCAGCGAGGCGACGCCCCCTGCGATCTCGCCGCGCTGACCGAGCGGGAACAGGCGATCCTCGACCTGATCGCCCAGGGCCAGAGCAACCGCCAGATCGCCGCCACGCTGTTCCTGGCCGAAGGCACGGTGAAGAACTACGTCAGCCGCATCATGGAGAAGCTGGGCGTCCAGTCGAGGACGGAACTGGCGGTCAAGGCGGTGCGGAGCGCAAGGCGCTGAGCCCCGATTGCACCGTTTCGCTGACAATTCGTTATAATGACTTTCGTCACCGCGGAAAGTGACGATCATCAGCTTTTAACAGATATCCCTTTCTCCATACTGCCCCGTCGATCAAAGCCCGTGGAAAACCGGGGAAACAAGGCAACAGGGAGGACAGAGACCATGATCACCGGGACCTTCACCGCCGCCATCGCACTCACAGCCTCAGTGGCCGCGTCGCTGCTGGCCCTTGGCGGACCGGCGCAGGCGGCCGATCCCGTCAAGCTGATCGACGTCATCGAGCTGTCCGGTCCGGGCGCCCCCGCCGGCACCAACTGGAAGAACGGCGTCGATCTGGCGGTGAAGGAGATCAACGCCAAGGGCGGCATTCTCGGCCGTCCGATCGCGGTGACCCATTACGACAGCCAGACCAATCCGGGCGCCACCCGCGCCGCCGTCCAGCGCGCGGTGGACGAGGACGCCTATGTCGTGCTCGGCCCGATCTTCTCCGGCCCGATCAGCGCGTCGATGCAGATCACCCAGCGGGCCGCCGTGCCGCAGATCGTCGGCGGCGAGGCATCGGCCTTCACCAAGCAGGGCAACCCCTACATCTTCCGCACCTCGCTGAACCAGGCCGACGCGATGCCGAAGCTGGCCAACTACCTGCGCGACGAGGTGAAGGCGAAGTCGGTCGCGGTGGTCTGGATCAACAACGACTTCGGCAAGGGCGGCCGCGACGCCATCATTCCCGAGCTTCAGAAGCGCGGGATCCAGGTCGCCGCCGACATCGCCACCGAATCCGGCCAGGCCGACTTCGCCGCCGATGCCATCAAGGTGAAGAACGCAAACGCCGACGCCGTCTTCGTCTATCTGAACGAGGAGGAAAGCGCCCGCTTCCTGCGCGCCGCGCGCCAGCAGGGCATCGCGAAGCCGATCATCGGCGAGACCACCCTGCTCGGCGCCAAGGTGATCGAGCTGGCGGGCGAAGCGGCCAACGGCGTCAAGGGCCATGTCGGGCTGCTGGTGGACGCGCCCAAGCCGGGCTTCGCCGCCTTCGGCAAGAAGTATCAGGATGCCTACGGATTCACCTCCGACCACAACGGCATCAAGGGCTACACGGCGGTCTACACGGTCAAGACCATCACCGAACGCGTCGGCAAGTTCGACCGCGAGGCCTTCGCCAAGACCCTGCACGGCGCCCGCATCGACGTGGCGCAGGAGCCGGGCATCCTGATCGACACCAAGTGGCTGGAGAACGGCGACGTCGACCGCGAGAGCTTCCTGGTCGAAGTGACCGACGGCAAGCCGGTGGTCAAGGCCACCCTGCCGATGATCAATCCGTAAGCCAGCATCCCTAAGGCGCGCGGGACGGCCCCCGGCTGGAGGGCCGTCCCCTTTTCGCCGCGCTCATTGTCCAGGAGGCTGACTTGGACCAGTTCCTTCAGCTCGTCGTCGCCGGTCTGGCGACGGGCGCCATCTATGCGCTGGCCGCCATCGGCTTCACCCTGGTCTGGCAGACCTCACAGACCATCAATTTCGCCCAGGGCGAATTCGTCATGCTGCCGGCCATCCTCGTTCTGGTCGGCACCCATGCCGGACTGCCGGTCTGGGCCGCCTTCGCGGTCGCCAGCGTCGCCTTCGTCCTGCTGTTCGGCTTCGGCTTCAAGCGCTTCCTGGTCGAGCCCATGCAGCGCCACGGCGTGCTGCCGCTGGCCATCGCCACGATGGCCCTGTCGGTTCTGGTGAAGGAGGCGGCCAAGAACGGCTTCTCCGCCGAGGCCCAGCCCTTCCCCTCGCTGGTTCCCGACGGCATGCTGTCCGTGCTGGGGGCGGCGATCTCCGCCCGCGACCTCGCCATCGTCGTCGTGGCGGTGGTCGCCATCGTCGGGCTCCAGCTGTTCATCACCCGCACCCGCACCGGCCGCACCATGCAGGCCACGGCGCAGAACCCGACGGTCGCCCGCATCCTCGGCATCCCGGTGGAGCGGATGATCCTGCTCACCTTCCTCATCAACGCGGTGCTGGCGCTGGTCGCCTCCTATCTCGTCTCGCCGGTCTATCTGGCGAAATTCTCCAACGGCGAGAGCATCGGGCTGGCCGCCTTCATCGCCGCCATCGTCGGCGGCTTCAACCAGATCCGCGGCGCGCTGGCCGGCGGCTTCCTGATCGGGCTGATCGACAACCTGACCGCCGCCTACGTGTCGAGCGCCTACCGCACGGCGGTGCCGCTGGTGGTGCTGGTCGTCGTCATCCTGGTCAAGCCGGAAGGGCTGCTGGGCCGCAAGGAGGAGCGCACGGTATGATCCGCCGCTTCGACCCCACCCTGCTGATCCTGCTGGTCGCCTTCCCGATCCTGTGGGTCCTGCCGTCCGGGCTGAAAAGCTACGGGCTCTACGTCGTCTCGCTGTGGCTGGTCATGTCGATCGCCGCGATGGGGCTGAACCTGACGCTGGGCTATGCCGGCCTCACCTCGCTGGCGCAGGGCGCCTTCCTCGGCATCGGCGCCTATGCCACCGCCATCCTGACCACCAAGGCCGGCTGGCCGTTGCCGGCGGCCTTCCTCGCCTCCAGCGGGCTGTCCTTCGCGGTCGGCGTGCTGCTGGGTTTCCCGGCCTTGCGGGTGAGGCACCATTACCTCGCCTTCGTCACGCTGGCCTTCACCGTCGTCGTCTTCCTGATCGCGCGGAACGAGCAATGGCTGACCGGCGGCGTCTTCGGCATCGCCAACATCCCCCGCCCGGTGCTGTTCGGCAGCGACCTGGGTGCGGCCCTGCCCTTCTACCGCCTGCTGCTCTGCGTCACGCTGGTGCTGGCGCTGGCGATGTGGTGGCTGCTGAAATCGCCGTGGGGACGTGCCTTCCTGGCTCTGCGCGAGAATCCGCTGCGTGCCGCCAGCCTGGGGGTGGACATCCGCGCCTACACCCTGCTGGCCTTCGCCATCGGGTCCGCCTATGGCGGCGCCGCCGGTTCGCTCTACGCGCCGCTGGTGGAGTTCATCGACCCGGCGCCCTTCGCCCTGTCCGCCTCCTTCGTCCTGCTGCTGACGGTGGTGGCCGGCGGCGCCGGGTCCTTCTTCGGCCCCTTCGTCGGCGCCTTCTTCTCCTACATGTTGCCGGAGCTGCTGCGGGCGACCGGCGGCTGGTACCTCATCATCTACGCCGCCGTGGTGCTGGTGATCGTCATGATCAGCCCGACCGGCCTGCTCGGCCTGATAGAGCGCTGGCGCGACCACCGCTCGCAGGCGAAGGCCGCGGCGGCCCGCGCCGCCGCCGCGCCGACACTGGGCACCGCCGCCGGCGGGACCGACAGCCTCGGGAAAGGGGCGACCCAATGACTCATGTTCTCGACGTCAGCGGCCTCAAGAAGCATTTCGGCGGAGTCAAGGCGGTGGACGGCGTGTCCTTCACTGTCGAGGAGGGCGAGATCCTCGGCCTGATCGGCCCCAACGGCTGCGGCAAATCCACCCTGTTCAACTGCATCCTCGGCCAGCTGACGCCGACGGAGGGCGAGGTGAAGCTGGACGGCCGCGTCGTCACCGGCCTCTACCCGGCGCAGCTGAACCGGCTGGGCGTC
The sequence above is a segment of the Azospirillum sp. TSH100 genome. Coding sequences within it:
- a CDS encoding histidine kinase codes for the protein MDPRLRLAAAVGWSIALVSLAVALVVGLLTMREAREALEREIGQLYATHAQRLIDTIDTNLAGRRDWIAASAKLVGFRDGDLSGPDRQQALTDLKAALNEVEWAGIVDLNGVVVAGTDGLLVGRSVGSRPWYTGAFVGPYIGDVQNELLLDQALPPTRNGEPRRFVELSAPILDRAGNIRGVLAVTLGWSWIEALQRGTLAALRDRPSAEILLLGIDGTVLFGSPQTPRRSQIDLSAYPFGTSHRVDRGLLAGLARSTGFADFPGLGWSVMVREPAALAFRAADRASLSIFAAIALGGLVATLVSVLVTGRIMRRLAAVAAAADDLRTGRKTQFEAPGSDDVAGGKGGSRDEAGRIGRSIASLIGTLQQANADLSAVNEVLDARVAERTREIERLSNEARAAALVRERLRISRDLHDTVAHTLLGLLTQIRLIRRLAEADPSRLPAEIRHAEAAAQEGLVHARSAVSQLRYSPVRDDGFGPALRRLVSLLQDRTASRLVLTVAAEVEALTGQTAETLYRMIEEALRNAVRHADAATIHVEVAVDRMSGMDPNGGEGGLVTIVRDDGRGFDVVANPSDHFGLIGLREQAELIDAGLSVDSTPGQGTCVTISMPLASLGIAPHLG
- a CDS encoding response regulator transcription factor: MTVIRIVIVEDQQLIRRAFASLLSLEPDIEVVGQAADGIEAVEMCRRFRPDVILMDIQMPRLGGIAATTRILAEFPGTQVVILTTFDTDDLVFGAISAGAAAYLLKDASEAEILDTIRGVMRGESRISPNVARKLFDELRRSRPADPQRGDAPCDLAALTEREQAILDLIAQGQSNRQIAATLFLAEGTVKNYVSRIMEKLGVQSRTELAVKAVRSARR
- a CDS encoding ABC transporter substrate-binding protein, translating into MITGTFTAAIALTASVAASLLALGGPAQAADPVKLIDVIELSGPGAPAGTNWKNGVDLAVKEINAKGGILGRPIAVTHYDSQTNPGATRAAVQRAVDEDAYVVLGPIFSGPISASMQITQRAAVPQIVGGEASAFTKQGNPYIFRTSLNQADAMPKLANYLRDEVKAKSVAVVWINNDFGKGGRDAIIPELQKRGIQVAADIATESGQADFAADAIKVKNANADAVFVYLNEEESARFLRAARQQGIAKPIIGETTLLGAKVIELAGEAANGVKGHVGLLVDAPKPGFAAFGKKYQDAYGFTSDHNGIKGYTAVYTVKTITERVGKFDREAFAKTLHGARIDVAQEPGILIDTKWLENGDVDRESFLVEVTDGKPVVKATLPMINP
- a CDS encoding branched-chain amino acid ABC transporter permease, with translation MDQFLQLVVAGLATGAIYALAAIGFTLVWQTSQTINFAQGEFVMLPAILVLVGTHAGLPVWAAFAVASVAFVLLFGFGFKRFLVEPMQRHGVLPLAIATMALSVLVKEAAKNGFSAEAQPFPSLVPDGMLSVLGAAISARDLAIVVVAVVAIVGLQLFITRTRTGRTMQATAQNPTVARILGIPVERMILLTFLINAVLALVASYLVSPVYLAKFSNGESIGLAAFIAAIVGGFNQIRGALAGGFLIGLIDNLTAAYVSSAYRTAVPLVVLVVVILVKPEGLLGRKEERTV
- a CDS encoding branched-chain amino acid ABC transporter permease, with the translated sequence MIRRFDPTLLILLVAFPILWVLPSGLKSYGLYVVSLWLVMSIAAMGLNLTLGYAGLTSLAQGAFLGIGAYATAILTTKAGWPLPAAFLASSGLSFAVGVLLGFPALRVRHHYLAFVTLAFTVVVFLIARNEQWLTGGVFGIANIPRPVLFGSDLGAALPFYRLLLCVTLVLALAMWWLLKSPWGRAFLALRENPLRAASLGVDIRAYTLLAFAIGSAYGGAAGSLYAPLVEFIDPAPFALSASFVLLLTVVAGGAGSFFGPFVGAFFSYMLPELLRATGGWYLIIYAAVVLVIVMISPTGLLGLIERWRDHRSQAKAAAARAAAAPTLGTAAGGTDSLGKGATQ